One window of Lawsonibacter asaccharolyticus genomic DNA carries:
- a CDS encoding transcriptional regulator RpiR family, whose product MELPAAFSQRIKSTPLTAKEALVAEYILNNFLSVCYVSTSELARILGVSDATVSRTSKVLGYRSFLDLQKEIQSFVSQKADYAQRGFFPPIERLHTHQSLDAKENIVAQFSTLTYKNLQSVLEKNSEESIHAAADLLCSCRIKYIAGRRPTAPIAEKFSFLMRMVVPGVVSATGSVTFEQLLDISPEDCLFVINFNPYGEEVRRWIDLAHSRGAKIILLTDKPSTPFSDFTDVLLLADIYSVSFFNSNVSATFLLELLVSLVADQMDETATKRLDLLNPYFERNKR is encoded by the coding sequence ATGGAGCTTCCCGCCGCCTTTTCCCAGCGGATCAAGTCCACTCCTCTTACCGCAAAGGAAGCCTTGGTGGCGGAATACATCCTGAACAATTTTCTCTCCGTATGCTATGTGTCCACCAGTGAACTGGCCCGCATCTTGGGCGTCAGCGACGCCACGGTCTCCCGTACCAGCAAAGTGCTGGGCTACCGCTCCTTTCTGGACCTTCAGAAGGAGATACAATCCTTTGTCTCTCAGAAAGCGGATTATGCACAGCGTGGCTTCTTCCCTCCCATTGAGCGTCTTCATACCCATCAGAGCCTGGATGCCAAGGAGAATATCGTAGCACAGTTTTCCACCCTTACCTACAAGAACCTACAGAGCGTTTTGGAAAAAAACTCCGAAGAATCCATCCATGCGGCGGCGGATCTGCTTTGCTCCTGCCGCATCAAATATATTGCCGGGCGCCGGCCCACCGCACCTATTGCTGAGAAATTCAGCTTTTTGATGCGCATGGTTGTCCCCGGTGTCGTATCGGCCACAGGGAGCGTCACCTTTGAACAGCTGCTGGACATCTCCCCAGAGGACTGCCTGTTCGTCATCAATTTCAATCCCTACGGTGAGGAAGTCCGGCGCTGGATTGATCTTGCCCACAGCCGCGGGGCGAAAATCATCCTGCTCACTGATAAGCCCTCCACTCCCTTCTCCGATTTTACTGATGTGCTGCTGTTGGCGGACATATACAGCGTCAGCTTTTTCAACTCCAATGTATCCGCCACTTTTCTTCTGGAGCTTCTTGTCTCTCTGGTCGCAGACCAGATGGACGAGACCGCCACCAAGCGCCTGGATCTTTTGAACCCTTACTTCGAGCGGAACAAGCGCTGA
- a CDS encoding ABC transporter substrate-binding protein, whose product MKKALSLALALALCMGLFSGCGTETGSNSTSQPAQSSGETVKTVTWASTSDITGLDPRNGNSTITASILASLYSTLVKTDPQGQIVCDAAESYEQVDDTTWHFTLRQDVYFTNGTQMTADDVAYTINSLRDSEKHYALSGDFSFMQVEVLGDFEFNIITDYAFPSLPLRLNYIKIVPSAYVEEVGDEGFAAAPIGSGPFKFVSWEKDQKVVLEKNPDYYGEVPQIDQLVFRVIPEAADRVAALQAGEVDIICNIPTTQAEYLESLDGISVVGQPSTRVVWLQFNLVGGPTPLDDVRVRQAINYAVDRDALIAGVLDGYAVKVASISTPEYEGYDPNVQGYTYDVEKAKQLMADAGYADGFDIECSVSPGLLNSTDVVQAIASQLAQIGINVTIKQEDSATQRDEIGAGTVAPLFLQGLGGPYCDINLIASIGFTEGARYCTWVSPEFMDLASQAASEMDAEKRVALYSQMQQMMVDEAPALWLYQQDTLYAYNSKKVQNWTARTDEVVLMDGVSVAG is encoded by the coding sequence ATGAAAAAAGCACTCTCTCTTGCCCTTGCACTGGCGCTCTGCATGGGGCTGTTCAGCGGCTGCGGCACTGAAACCGGCTCCAACAGCACCAGCCAGCCCGCGCAAAGCAGCGGGGAAACTGTTAAGACGGTGACGTGGGCCAGCACCAGCGACATCACCGGCCTGGACCCCAGAAACGGCAACTCCACCATCACCGCCAGCATTCTGGCCTCCCTTTACAGCACCCTGGTCAAGACGGACCCCCAGGGGCAGATCGTGTGCGACGCTGCTGAGAGCTATGAGCAGGTGGATGACACTACCTGGCACTTCACTCTGCGGCAGGACGTGTACTTTACCAATGGCACCCAGATGACTGCTGACGATGTGGCCTACACCATCAACAGCCTGCGTGACTCGGAGAAGCACTACGCTCTGTCCGGCGATTTCTCCTTCATGCAGGTGGAGGTACTGGGCGACTTCGAGTTCAACATCATCACTGACTACGCTTTCCCCTCTCTCCCCCTGCGCTTGAACTATATCAAGATCGTCCCCAGTGCCTATGTGGAGGAAGTGGGAGACGAGGGCTTTGCCGCCGCCCCCATCGGCTCCGGCCCCTTCAAGTTCGTCTCCTGGGAGAAGGACCAGAAGGTGGTGCTGGAGAAGAATCCCGACTACTATGGCGAGGTGCCCCAGATCGATCAGCTGGTCTTCCGGGTCATCCCCGAGGCCGCCGACCGGGTAGCCGCTCTTCAGGCCGGCGAGGTGGACATCATCTGCAATATCCCCACCACCCAGGCCGAGTATCTGGAGAGCCTTGACGGCATCTCTGTGGTGGGCCAGCCCTCCACCCGTGTGGTCTGGCTGCAGTTCAACCTGGTAGGCGGCCCCACCCCCCTGGACGATGTGCGGGTGCGTCAGGCCATCAACTATGCGGTGGACCGGGACGCGCTGATCGCCGGCGTGCTGGACGGCTACGCCGTCAAGGTCGCCTCCATCTCCACCCCCGAGTACGAGGGCTATGATCCCAATGTGCAGGGCTACACCTACGATGTGGAGAAGGCCAAGCAGCTGATGGCCGACGCCGGCTATGCCGACGGCTTTGACATCGAGTGCTCCGTCTCTCCCGGCCTGCTCAACAGCACCGACGTGGTCCAGGCCATCGCCTCCCAGCTGGCTCAGATCGGCATCAACGTCACCATCAAGCAGGAGGACTCCGCCACGCAGCGGGACGAGATCGGCGCGGGCACTGTGGCCCCCCTGTTCCTCCAGGGTCTGGGCGGCCCCTACTGCGATATCAACCTGATCGCCTCCATTGGCTTTACTGAGGGTGCCCGGTACTGCACCTGGGTCTCCCCCGAGTTTATGGATCTGGCCTCCCAGGCCGCCTCTGAGATGGACGCTGAGAAGCGCGTGGCGCTTTACAGCCAGATGCAGCAGATGATGGTGGACGAGGCCCCCGCCCTGTGGCTGTATCAGCAGGACACCCTGTATGCCTACAACTCCAAGAAGGTCCAGAATTGGACTGCCCGCACCGACGAAGTCGTCCTCATGGACGGCGTCTCCGTGGCCGGCTGA